A region of Streptomyces halobius DNA encodes the following proteins:
- a CDS encoding GAF and ANTAR domain-containing protein, producing MDESAIGLARMFADLAQQLQQKGSWEQTLTEVVEAVHWAVHGCDGAGAMLHRAKGTSESPAFTAEWVHSCDRAQLELGEGPSLDVAAEHPVVRIPDMATEPRWPRFAARAHVLGVGSMLVHRLPSAAGLSCSLNLYGTLPGAFDATAEELAEIFAAHASVALAGARVQETLEAAVASRQSIGEACGILMERHGTTSRQAFDMLVRASQHMNVKLRHIAEAVVRTGRDPNDVMHHRDG from the coding sequence GTGGACGAATCAGCGATCGGGCTGGCACGGATGTTCGCCGACCTGGCACAACAGCTGCAGCAAAAGGGCAGCTGGGAGCAGACCCTCACCGAGGTCGTCGAAGCGGTCCACTGGGCCGTGCACGGATGCGACGGGGCGGGTGCGATGCTGCACCGGGCCAAGGGGACGTCCGAGAGCCCCGCGTTCACCGCGGAATGGGTACACAGCTGCGACCGCGCCCAGCTGGAGCTCGGTGAAGGCCCCAGCCTGGACGTCGCGGCGGAGCACCCCGTCGTGCGCATCCCGGACATGGCCACCGAGCCCCGCTGGCCACGCTTCGCCGCCCGGGCCCACGTACTCGGCGTGGGCTCCATGCTCGTCCACCGGCTGCCCTCCGCAGCGGGACTGTCCTGTTCACTCAACCTCTACGGGACGCTGCCAGGGGCCTTCGACGCCACCGCCGAAGAACTGGCCGAGATCTTCGCCGCGCACGCCTCCGTGGCACTCGCCGGCGCCCGCGTGCAGGAGACGCTGGAGGCGGCCGTCGCCTCACGACAGAGCATCGGCGAAGCCTGCGGCATCCTCATGGAGCGGCACGGGACCACCTCCCGGCAAGCCTTCGACATGCTCGTACGGGCCTCACAACACATGAACGTCAAGCTCCGGCACATCGCCGAAGCCGTGGTACGCACGGGGCGGGACCCCAACGACGTCATGCATCACCGGGACGGCTGA
- a CDS encoding plasmid stabilization protein: MPAGASDKRERQYEKIKQSQLDTGRSERDAERIAAATVNKERARSGEAERSSKLSQQDISSGRRGGKRSGQGPGGRTKDQLYEEAKRQNIEGRSKMNKEELEREVGD; the protein is encoded by the coding sequence ATGCCCGCCGGAGCGAGTGACAAGCGTGAGCGGCAGTACGAGAAGATCAAGCAGAGCCAGCTGGACACCGGACGCAGCGAGCGGGATGCCGAACGGATCGCCGCCGCCACCGTCAACAAGGAGCGCGCCCGCAGCGGCGAAGCCGAACGCTCGAGCAAACTGTCGCAGCAGGACATCTCGTCCGGCCGCAGGGGCGGTAAGCGCTCAGGTCAGGGGCCGGGCGGCCGCACCAAGGACCAGCTCTACGAGGAGGCCAAGCGACAGAACATCGAGGGCCGCTCGAAGATGAACAAGGAGGAGCTGGAGCGGGAAGTCGGTGACTGA